In one window of Microbacterium sp. PM5 DNA:
- a CDS encoding ABC transporter ATP-binding protein: protein MTVVQVTDLVKRYRNAAALDGVSLTLEANVIYGLLGRNGAGKTTLMSILTAQNFATSGEVSVFGENPYENSRVLGRICFVRESQRYPDDARPVHAFRMAAMFFPHWNQDLADELIDAFQLPMKTRIKKLSRGQLSAVGVIIGLASRAELTFFDEPYLGLDAVARQIFYDRLLADYADHPRTIVLSSHLIDEVADLIERVIVIDRGRIILDEETDAVRGRASTIIGDAVAVDAFTAGREVLHRESLGRVASATVLGELGIQDRAQLAASGLEVGAVSLQQLIVRLTQHDAESSATANAAAATTAEGARR, encoded by the coding sequence ATGACCGTCGTCCAGGTGACCGATCTCGTCAAGCGCTATAGGAACGCCGCCGCCCTGGATGGGGTGTCGCTGACGCTCGAAGCCAATGTCATCTACGGCCTGCTGGGCCGCAACGGCGCCGGCAAGACAACCCTGATGTCGATCCTGACCGCCCAGAACTTCGCGACGAGCGGCGAGGTCAGCGTCTTCGGCGAGAACCCGTACGAGAACAGCCGCGTGCTGGGCCGGATCTGCTTCGTGCGCGAGAGTCAGCGCTATCCCGACGACGCCCGACCCGTCCACGCCTTCCGGATGGCGGCGATGTTCTTCCCGCACTGGAACCAGGATCTCGCGGACGAGCTCATCGATGCGTTCCAGCTGCCCATGAAGACGCGGATCAAGAAGCTCTCCCGCGGGCAGCTGTCGGCGGTCGGTGTCATCATCGGACTCGCCTCGCGCGCCGAGCTGACGTTCTTCGACGAGCCCTACCTCGGACTGGATGCCGTCGCGCGCCAGATCTTCTACGACCGCCTCCTGGCCGACTACGCCGACCATCCCCGCACCATCGTGCTGTCCAGTCACCTCATCGACGAGGTCGCCGACCTCATCGAACGGGTGATCGTCATCGATCGCGGGCGCATCATCCTCGACGAGGAGACCGATGCCGTCCGCGGCCGGGCCTCGACGATCATCGGCGACGCCGTCGCCGTCGACGCCTTCACCGCGGGACGCGAGGTGCTGCACCGCGAGAGCCTCGGGCGCGTGGCCAGCGCGACGGTTCTCGGCGAACTCGGCATCCAGGACCGGGCGCAGCTCGCGGCATCCGGGCTCGAGGTGGGTGCGGTCTCTCTGCAGCAGCTGATCGTCCGCCTGACCCAGCACGATGCCGAATCCTCGGCCACGGCGAACGCCGCCGCAGCCACCACCGCCGAAGGAGCACGCCGATGA
- a CDS encoding ABC transporter permease subunit, translating into MDGFRIPVGQWAETVVDVVGDALRGLFDAVALVLGAVYDAVDAVLMAPPFWLLIVVLAAAAFAVSGWRLALGTALGLLVIVGVDQWDNAMDTLALVIVAALVAIVIAIPVGIWAARSDAVSRIVRPVLDFLQTMPAFVYLIPAIIFFGVGAVPGMIATILFAIAPGVRLTELGIRGVDSEVVEAGYAFGASPARVLRQIQIPLALPSIMAGVNQVIMLSLSMVVIAGMVGAGGLGGEIVRAIGRINVGLGFEAGLSVVMIAMILDRLTSALGRPRAPRRAGAVRRTRNGGSTARPSRGESAADTDRSADSTRMERTSA; encoded by the coding sequence ATGGACGGGTTCCGCATTCCGGTGGGCCAGTGGGCCGAGACGGTCGTCGATGTCGTCGGCGACGCGCTGCGCGGACTGTTCGACGCGGTGGCGCTCGTTCTGGGCGCCGTCTACGACGCGGTGGACGCCGTGCTCATGGCGCCGCCGTTCTGGCTGCTGATCGTCGTGCTCGCCGCGGCGGCGTTCGCCGTGAGCGGCTGGCGCCTGGCGCTGGGCACCGCCCTCGGCCTGCTCGTGATCGTGGGCGTCGATCAGTGGGACAACGCGATGGACACCCTCGCCCTGGTCATCGTCGCGGCGCTCGTCGCGATCGTGATCGCGATCCCCGTCGGCATCTGGGCCGCCCGCAGCGACGCCGTCTCGCGCATCGTGCGCCCCGTGCTCGACTTCCTGCAGACGATGCCCGCCTTCGTCTACCTCATCCCCGCGATCATCTTCTTCGGCGTCGGGGCGGTGCCGGGCATGATCGCGACGATCCTCTTCGCGATCGCCCCCGGCGTGCGGCTGACCGAACTCGGCATCCGGGGCGTCGACAGCGAGGTCGTCGAGGCGGGGTACGCGTTCGGGGCTTCGCCGGCGCGTGTGCTGCGGCAGATTCAGATCCCGCTGGCGCTGCCGTCGATCATGGCCGGCGTCAACCAGGTGATCATGCTGAGTCTCTCGATGGTCGTCATCGCGGGCATGGTCGGCGCCGGCGGACTCGGCGGCGAGATCGTTCGCGCCATCGGGCGCATCAACGTGGGCCTGGGCTTCGAAGCCGGCCTGTCGGTCGTCATGATCGCGATGATCCTCGACCGTCTGACTTCGGCGCTGGGCCGGCCTCGTGCCCCGCGCCGGGCGGGCGCGGTTCGCCGCACCCGCAACGGCGGGTCGACGGCCCGCCCCAGCCGCGGAGAGTCCGCGGCTGACACCGACCGATCCGCGGACAGCACGCGGATGGAGAGGACGTCAGCATGA
- a CDS encoding discoidin domain-containing protein, protein MKRRVLAALVTAAAVAATAVLPVTAAHAAALTSADFLKASGNVLKKSSGTGAAVNLRGTNIGGWLTQEDWMSPLGEFAADRTGWSATASAGAPANALDGSGTSRWTTGANQAGGEWIRLDLGAPTLFNRLTIDNTANAGQWPRALNIETSSNGSTWTSVATQPGTDGLTTVKFAPQVARYVRVTQTGAAAAPWSVGEINLYSDPVLFNGTHTATATSNAPGTNAQMTLDGNVSTVWQSGAPQAPGQSLTIDLGRNVDMDKVLFDAGATTANDYPRVYDVFTSYDNANWTKVASGYGANRVVQADFQGTKNGRYLRITSNGTSSQWWSVAEVAISSGTSLDRGGWVVTSSLGASPSNMIDGTTSTRWTTGAAQAPGQAVTVDMGALITLNNVTTDTAKNTTDEDDWPRGYTLQLSRDGSSWSTVATGAGTKKASTIGFTAQAARYFRLTQTGSAGNWWSIGELTAGLYNDDYSLTNTMTARFGATTTASVVGTHQDTWFTANDLDAIQATGMNFIRVPIGWNVFLNLDGTWKSNPWSKIDWVVNEAAARGIYVLIDLHTVPGGGCPWGSCGRIGPNPNGFWGSATYQNWVEDIWKKIATRYNGNPAVAGYDLINEPLIDYNEDSDDVAQKSDYYNRLYTAVRAIDADHAIFLGAFFGLDKIAPPSTYGWTNVVYEYHPYDMPNSKDWTAQNQLVTNELGGLAAKLSNPGVPILYGEYSLYYNDDVWARFMAGLNASQVSWSNWSYKVKGSAEDGFAYWGMYYDDRKPVPVINSDDAATFQSKLSQFATANFTQNARFVATIAKYAGGLSTFAPSAVSHTGWTATASTTAAGSSPSAGIDGANGTSWKSGQAMAGGEWYRIDMGSTRTVAMVTVQTDSSSTWDYPRGFTVETSLDGSSWTTAATGIAYGWKRPISIAPVSARYIRITQTGVAPQWWSIDEVTVYSSY, encoded by the coding sequence GTGAAACGACGTGTTCTCGCCGCGCTGGTGACAGCTGCGGCCGTGGCGGCCACTGCCGTCCTACCTGTGACGGCGGCGCATGCCGCCGCCCTCACCTCCGCCGACTTCCTCAAAGCCAGCGGCAACGTCCTGAAGAAATCGTCGGGGACCGGCGCCGCGGTGAACCTCCGCGGCACGAACATCGGCGGATGGCTCACCCAGGAGGACTGGATGTCGCCCCTCGGCGAGTTCGCCGCCGACCGCACCGGCTGGAGTGCAACCGCGTCCGCGGGAGCACCGGCCAACGCCCTCGACGGATCGGGAACCAGCCGGTGGACGACCGGCGCGAATCAGGCCGGCGGGGAGTGGATTCGTCTCGACCTGGGGGCGCCCACTCTCTTCAACCGGCTCACCATCGACAACACCGCCAACGCGGGCCAGTGGCCGCGAGCACTCAACATCGAGACATCGTCCAACGGCTCGACCTGGACCAGCGTGGCGACCCAGCCCGGCACGGATGGTCTCACGACGGTGAAGTTCGCCCCGCAGGTCGCGCGTTACGTGCGGGTGACACAGACCGGCGCCGCGGCCGCTCCGTGGTCGGTCGGTGAGATCAACCTCTACAGCGACCCGGTCCTGTTCAACGGCACGCATACCGCGACGGCGACCTCCAACGCCCCCGGCACGAACGCCCAGATGACGCTCGACGGCAACGTCTCCACGGTGTGGCAGAGCGGTGCCCCGCAGGCGCCCGGGCAGTCGTTGACGATCGATCTCGGGCGCAACGTGGACATGGACAAGGTCCTGTTCGATGCGGGCGCGACCACCGCGAACGACTACCCGCGGGTCTACGACGTCTTCACGTCCTACGACAACGCGAACTGGACGAAGGTCGCGAGCGGCTACGGCGCGAATCGCGTCGTGCAGGCCGACTTCCAAGGGACCAAGAACGGTCGCTATCTTCGGATCACCTCGAACGGCACCTCGTCGCAGTGGTGGTCGGTGGCCGAGGTCGCGATCTCGAGCGGAACCTCCCTCGATCGCGGCGGATGGGTCGTCACCTCCTCGCTGGGCGCCTCCCCGTCGAACATGATCGACGGCACCACCTCGACGCGGTGGACCACCGGTGCGGCCCAGGCGCCGGGTCAGGCCGTCACCGTGGACATGGGCGCGCTCATCACGCTGAACAACGTCACGACCGACACCGCGAAGAACACCACCGACGAGGACGACTGGCCGCGCGGGTACACGCTCCAGCTCTCACGCGACGGGTCCTCCTGGAGCACTGTCGCAACCGGGGCGGGAACCAAGAAGGCGTCGACCATCGGGTTCACGGCGCAGGCAGCACGGTACTTCCGCCTCACCCAGACCGGCTCCGCAGGCAACTGGTGGTCGATCGGCGAGCTCACCGCCGGGCTCTACAACGACGACTACTCGCTGACGAACACGATGACCGCACGCTTCGGCGCGACGACGACCGCCTCGGTCGTCGGCACGCATCAGGACACATGGTTCACGGCGAACGACCTCGACGCGATCCAGGCCACGGGAATGAACTTCATCCGTGTGCCGATCGGGTGGAACGTGTTCCTCAATCTCGACGGCACCTGGAAGTCGAATCCGTGGTCGAAGATCGACTGGGTCGTGAACGAAGCCGCGGCGCGCGGAATCTATGTCCTCATCGACCTCCACACGGTGCCGGGCGGCGGCTGTCCGTGGGGCTCGTGCGGTCGCATCGGACCCAACCCCAACGGGTTCTGGGGCAGCGCGACCTATCAGAACTGGGTGGAGGACATCTGGAAGAAGATCGCGACGCGCTACAACGGCAATCCCGCGGTGGCCGGCTACGACCTCATCAACGAGCCCCTGATCGACTACAACGAAGACAGCGACGATGTGGCCCAGAAGAGCGACTACTACAACCGGCTGTACACCGCCGTACGTGCCATCGATGCGGACCACGCGATCTTCCTCGGCGCGTTCTTCGGCCTGGACAAGATCGCACCGCCGTCGACCTACGGGTGGACGAACGTCGTCTACGAATACCACCCGTACGACATGCCGAACTCGAAGGACTGGACGGCCCAGAACCAACTCGTCACGAACGAACTGGGCGGACTGGCTGCGAAGCTCTCGAATCCGGGGGTGCCGATCCTCTACGGCGAATACTCCCTGTACTACAACGACGACGTCTGGGCACGGTTCATGGCGGGACTCAACGCCTCGCAGGTGTCGTGGTCGAACTGGTCGTACAAGGTCAAGGGCTCGGCCGAGGACGGCTTCGCCTACTGGGGCATGTACTACGACGACCGCAAGCCGGTGCCGGTCATCAACAGTGACGATGCGGCGACCTTCCAGTCGAAGCTGTCGCAGTTCGCAACCGCCAACTTCACGCAGAACGCGCGGTTCGTCGCCACCATCGCCAAGTACGCCGGCGGCTTGTCGACGTTCGCCCCGTCCGCGGTGAGCCACACCGGCTGGACCGCGACGGCGTCCACGACGGCGGCGGGCAGCTCGCCGAGTGCGGGCATCGATGGCGCCAACGGCACATCGTGGAAGAGCGGCCAGGCCATGGCGGGCGGGGAGTGGTACCGCATCGACATGGGCTCGACCCGCACGGTCGCGATGGTCACGGTGCAGACCGACAGCTCGTCGACGTGGGACTATCCGCGCGGATTCACCGTCGAGACCTCCCTCGACGGCTCCTCTTGGACGACAGCCGCCACGGGCATCGCCTACGGATGGAAGCGTCCGATCTCGATCGCACCGGTCAGCGCGCGGTACATCCGCATCACCCAGACCGGCGTGGCGCCGCAGTGGTGGTCTATCGACGAGGTGACGGTCTATTCGTCGTACTGA
- a CDS encoding glycine betaine ABC transporter substrate-binding protein yields the protein MNKTKSILGGIALSAAAALTLSGCAGGTGGAGGSDAKSIEIAVFNGWDEGIAASYLWQSILEDKGYDVKLTFADVAPVYQGLARGDFDLVLDTWLPTTHADYMERYGDKVDDLGAWNDDARLTVAVNADAPIDSLDQLAAASDQFGGRIVGIEPGSGLMRITGDDVVPGYGLEGMELVESSTPAMLAELKKATDAGQNIAVTLWRPHWAYNAFPVKDLADPKGLLGDAESIHSVAASSFAKDHPEVHGWISNFTMPTDTLASLENAMFNEYSGDDYAPVIKKWIAENQEWVDSLTS from the coding sequence ATGAACAAGACCAAGAGCATCCTGGGCGGTATTGCCCTGAGCGCCGCCGCAGCGCTCACCCTGAGCGGCTGTGCCGGCGGCACGGGAGGCGCGGGCGGTTCCGACGCGAAGTCGATCGAGATCGCCGTGTTCAACGGGTGGGACGAGGGCATCGCCGCGTCGTACCTGTGGCAGTCGATCCTCGAGGACAAGGGCTATGACGTGAAGCTCACGTTCGCCGACGTCGCGCCCGTCTACCAGGGCCTCGCTCGCGGCGACTTCGACCTCGTGCTGGACACCTGGCTGCCCACCACGCACGCCGACTACATGGAGCGCTACGGCGACAAGGTCGACGACCTCGGGGCCTGGAACGACGACGCGCGACTCACCGTCGCCGTCAACGCCGACGCGCCGATCGACTCGCTCGATCAGCTGGCCGCGGCATCCGACCAGTTCGGCGGTCGCATCGTCGGCATCGAACCGGGCTCGGGGCTCATGCGCATCACCGGCGACGATGTCGTTCCCGGCTACGGGCTCGAGGGGATGGAACTCGTGGAGTCGTCTACGCCGGCCATGCTCGCCGAGCTCAAGAAGGCGACGGATGCCGGGCAGAACATCGCGGTGACGCTGTGGCGGCCGCACTGGGCGTACAACGCGTTCCCGGTGAAGGACCTCGCCGACCCGAAGGGTCTGCTGGGGGATGCCGAGAGCATCCACTCGGTGGCGGCGAGCTCGTTCGCGAAGGACCACCCCGAGGTGCACGGCTGGATCTCGAACTTCACGATGCCCACCGACACGCTCGCCTCGCTCGAGAACGCGATGTTCAACGAGTACAGCGGTGACGACTACGCGCCGGTGATCAAGAAGTGGATCGCCGAGAACCAGGAGTGGGTCGACAGCCTCACGTCCTGA
- a CDS encoding GntR family transcriptional regulator, whose protein sequence is MIDEGRALFVQIAESVEDSIVDGSLPEDTRAPSTNELAAFYRINPATAAKGVNMLVEKGVLVKRRGIGMFVAVGARESLRAERRAAFAARFIEPLLAEAHTLGLSADELATMVRDRAAAHITSTTEGGAR, encoded by the coding sequence GTGATCGATGAGGGACGAGCGCTCTTCGTGCAGATCGCCGAGAGCGTCGAGGACTCCATCGTGGACGGGAGCCTTCCCGAAGACACACGCGCGCCGTCGACCAACGAACTGGCGGCGTTCTACCGCATCAACCCGGCCACGGCCGCGAAAGGAGTGAACATGCTCGTGGAAAAGGGCGTGCTCGTCAAGCGCCGTGGAATCGGCATGTTCGTGGCCGTCGGCGCCCGCGAGAGCCTGCGGGCCGAGCGGCGTGCCGCCTTCGCCGCCCGGTTCATCGAGCCTCTGCTCGCAGAAGCTCACACGCTCGGCCTCAGTGCCGACGAACTCGCCACGATGGTCCGCGACCGCGCGGCCGCCCACATCACATCGACCACGGAAGGAGGCGCCCGATGA
- a CDS encoding chorismate mutase has translation MTDAAVHLQRLRASIDNIDAALIFMLAERFRCTQQVGVLKAEHRMPASDPAREEQQIARLRRLALEADLDPEFAEKWFNFVVAEVIRHHTAAAAAD, from the coding sequence ATGACCGACGCCGCCGTTCACCTGCAGCGCCTGCGTGCCAGCATCGACAACATCGACGCGGCGCTGATCTTCATGCTCGCCGAACGCTTCCGCTGCACGCAGCAGGTCGGGGTGCTCAAAGCGGAGCATCGGATGCCGGCATCCGACCCCGCTCGCGAAGAGCAGCAGATCGCGCGTCTGCGTCGCCTCGCTCTCGAGGCCGACCTCGATCCCGAGTTCGCCGAGAAGTGGTTCAACTTCGTCGTCGCCGAGGTCATCCGCCATCACACCGCCGCAGCGGCCGCCGACTGA
- a CDS encoding glycine betaine/L-proline ABC transporter ATP-binding protein: MTDAVSAAPLLEARHLFKVFGRDPKDAVARLRAGHSRADVADAGTAAVVDASFTVNRGEIFVIMGLSGSGKSTIIRMLNGLLTPTAGEVTIAGRNVTTASPAQLRTIRRESVSMVFQHFALLPHLSVLDNAAYALEIQGVGKTERRERARDILERVGLGDRADALPDQLSGGMRQRVGIARALTAGTDILLMDEAFSALDPLIRREMQEQLVELQRELGRTIVFITHDLNEAMFLGDRIAVMRDGRIVQNGTPEEILTDPANDYVAQFVQDVDRARVLTASAVMEPPSLSTPITAGVRGALRTMRENQAGAVFATENRRLVGVVTDRAVIRAVKSGESDLRRIVDTYVPTVGPDDLLTDIVETAVEASVPLAVVDDQGRLRGVIPRITLLAALGNVPATTREMAVVQTPLEMVAEFTPLVDAATEGER; encoded by the coding sequence GTGACCGACGCTGTTTCCGCTGCGCCCCTGTTGGAGGCGCGGCATCTGTTCAAAGTCTTCGGGCGTGATCCGAAGGATGCCGTGGCGCGCCTGCGCGCGGGTCACTCCCGCGCCGACGTGGCCGATGCCGGCACCGCGGCCGTGGTGGACGCGAGCTTCACGGTGAACCGTGGCGAGATCTTCGTCATCATGGGGTTGTCCGGCTCGGGCAAGTCCACGATCATCCGCATGCTCAACGGCCTGCTGACCCCCACCGCCGGCGAGGTGACCATCGCCGGCCGCAACGTCACCACGGCCTCGCCGGCACAGCTGCGCACCATCCGCCGCGAGTCGGTGTCGATGGTCTTCCAGCACTTCGCCCTGCTGCCGCACCTGAGCGTGCTCGACAACGCGGCGTACGCGCTGGAGATCCAGGGCGTCGGCAAGACCGAGCGCCGCGAACGTGCGCGTGACATCCTCGAGCGCGTGGGCCTCGGCGATCGCGCCGATGCGCTTCCCGACCAGCTCTCCGGCGGCATGCGTCAGCGGGTCGGCATCGCGCGCGCCCTGACGGCCGGCACCGACATCCTGCTGATGGACGAGGCCTTCTCGGCGCTCGACCCGCTCATCCGCCGCGAGATGCAGGAGCAGCTGGTGGAGCTGCAGCGCGAGCTCGGCCGCACGATCGTGTTCATCACGCACGACCTCAACGAGGCGATGTTCCTCGGCGACCGCATCGCCGTGATGCGTGACGGTCGCATCGTGCAGAACGGCACACCGGAAGAGATCCTGACCGACCCCGCCAACGACTACGTGGCGCAGTTCGTTCAGGACGTCGACCGGGCGCGCGTGCTCACGGCATCCGCCGTCATGGAGCCGCCGTCGCTGTCGACGCCGATCACGGCGGGCGTGCGCGGGGCACTGCGCACGATGCGTGAGAACCAGGCCGGTGCCGTGTTCGCGACCGAGAACCGCCGGCTCGTGGGCGTGGTCACCGACCGGGCGGTGATCCGAGCGGTGAAGTCGGGCGAGAGCGACCTGCGGCGCATCGTCGACACCTACGTGCCGACGGTCGGTCCCGACGACCTGCTCACCGACATCGTCGAGACCGCCGTGGAGGCGTCCGTTCCCCTGGCCGTCGTCGACGATCAGGGACGCCTGCGTGGAGTCATCCCGCGCATCACACTGCTCGCCGCTCTCGGCAACGTTCCGGCGACGACGCGCGAGATGGCGGTCGTGCAGACCCCGCTGGAGATGGTGGCCGAGTTCACGCCGCTGGTGGATGCCGCGACGGAGGGAGAGCGCTGA
- a CDS encoding AI-2E family transporter — protein MAAASNEPRPRSLRRGAKTAADSDRARTTDGAVSSEAAAHRPHTGRAVWTTLNRPFVVGFFLTLGGLVAILLGMAVTSLVTVWIYVAFALFVALGLNPVVQRLQRHGVGRAWAIVIVYFALALLLVAVLWLIVPTVVRQIAQFITDVPTLVTSFQQTDLYHWARDQFGDQVPAIVAEVQKFLTDPGHLAAIGGGVLQIGISIGTTISGMIIIIVLSLYFLASLPEIKQAFYRMVPARSRALTADLTEQITESVGGYLGGMVVLAFFNAVVSFILYTVLGLPFPALMAVVAFCLTIIPLVGTVLFWGIASVVALFASPLSALIFAVAYLVYMQLEAYVLTPKVMNKAIAVPGALVVIGALVGGTLMGLLGALVAIPVTASILLIIKKVFIPKQDAAL, from the coding sequence ATGGCAGCAGCATCCAACGAGCCCCGCCCGCGTTCCCTCCGGCGTGGGGCGAAGACCGCGGCGGACTCCGACCGGGCGAGAACGACCGACGGTGCGGTGTCGTCCGAGGCTGCTGCGCATCGCCCGCACACGGGACGCGCGGTGTGGACGACCCTGAACCGCCCCTTCGTCGTGGGCTTCTTCCTGACGCTCGGCGGCCTGGTGGCGATCCTGCTGGGCATGGCCGTCACCAGCTTGGTCACGGTGTGGATCTACGTCGCCTTCGCCCTGTTCGTCGCTCTCGGACTCAACCCCGTCGTGCAGCGCCTGCAGCGGCACGGCGTCGGCAGAGCCTGGGCGATCGTGATCGTGTACTTCGCTCTGGCGCTGCTGCTCGTCGCCGTGCTGTGGCTCATCGTGCCCACGGTGGTGCGCCAGATCGCCCAGTTCATCACGGACGTCCCGACTCTCGTGACGTCGTTCCAGCAGACCGACCTCTACCACTGGGCACGTGATCAGTTCGGCGACCAGGTGCCCGCGATCGTCGCCGAGGTGCAGAAGTTCCTCACCGATCCGGGCCATCTGGCGGCGATCGGCGGGGGCGTGCTGCAGATCGGCATCTCCATCGGCACGACGATCTCCGGGATGATCATCATCATCGTGCTGAGCCTGTACTTCCTCGCGTCATTGCCGGAGATCAAGCAGGCGTTCTACCGCATGGTGCCCGCCCGCAGTCGCGCACTCACGGCCGATCTGACCGAGCAGATCACGGAGTCGGTCGGCGGCTACCTGGGCGGCATGGTCGTGCTCGCCTTCTTCAACGCGGTCGTGAGCTTCATCCTGTACACGGTTCTCGGCCTCCCCTTCCCCGCACTGATGGCGGTCGTCGCCTTCTGCCTCACGATCATTCCGCTCGTCGGAACCGTGCTGTTCTGGGGCATCGCCTCGGTGGTCGCCCTCTTCGCCAGCCCCCTGTCGGCGCTCATCTTCGCCGTCGCGTATCTGGTCTACATGCAGCTCGAGGCATACGTGCTCACGCCGAAGGTGATGAACAAGGCCATCGCGGTACCGGGAGCCCTCGTCGTGATCGGCGCGCTCGTCGGGGGGACGCTCATGGGCCTGCTCGGCGCGCTCGTCGCGATTCCCGTGACCGCCTCCATCCTGCTGATCATCAAGAAGGTCTTCATCCCCAAGCAGGACGCCGCACTCTGA